In Microcoleus sp. bin38.metabat.b11b12b14.051, a single genomic region encodes these proteins:
- the ntrB gene encoding nitrate ABC transporter permease yields the protein MATNLSVSKSKNPANFVLDLVQKNRKKILRPLVAITVLLVVWQILCHDPTSTLPGPIKAVQESWKYIIDPFFDNGGTDKGLFWQLAASLQRVAIGFTLAAVLGIGLGILIGTNSLMFDALDPLFQVFRTIPPLAWLPIALAVFQQFNPFEGLGVKANEVSALFVILITAIWPILINTTVGVQQIPQDYRNVARVLRLPNQKYFWKILLPSSVPYIFTGLRIGIGLSWLAIVAAEMLVGGVGIGFFIWDAYNSSRLSAVILAVLYVGIVGLILDRLVGFIASKVVPEEQK from the coding sequence ATGGCAACAAATCTTTCTGTTTCTAAAAGTAAAAATCCAGCAAATTTTGTGCTGGATCTGGTTCAAAAAAACCGCAAAAAAATTCTCCGCCCGTTAGTTGCGATCACAGTTCTGCTCGTAGTTTGGCAAATCCTCTGCCACGACCCGACATCCACCTTACCCGGCCCGATTAAAGCCGTCCAAGAAAGCTGGAAGTACATTATCGATCCGTTCTTCGATAACGGTGGCACAGACAAAGGCTTATTTTGGCAACTGGCGGCCAGCTTGCAGCGTGTGGCGATCGGCTTTACTCTCGCAGCAGTTCTCGGCATTGGTTTAGGAATATTAATCGGTACCAACTCTTTAATGTTCGATGCTTTAGATCCGCTGTTTCAAGTATTCAGAACAATCCCGCCCCTGGCTTGGCTGCCGATCGCCCTGGCAGTATTTCAACAGTTCAATCCCTTTGAAGGATTGGGGGTGAAGGCTAACGAAGTTTCAGCGCTTTTCGTAATCTTGATTACAGCAATCTGGCCGATTCTGATTAACACCACAGTAGGCGTCCAACAAATACCCCAAGATTACAGAAACGTCGCCCGCGTCTTGCGCCTCCCCAACCAAAAATACTTCTGGAAAATCCTGCTACCGTCTTCAGTTCCTTACATCTTCACAGGCTTGAGAATTGGTATCGGTTTGTCTTGGCTGGCGATTGTGGCTGCGGAAATGTTAGTCGGCGGTGTCGGTATCGGCTTCTTCATCTGGGACGCTTACAACAGTTCTCGACTCAGCGCCGTGATTCTGGCAGTGCTTTATGTAGGAATCGTCGGTTTGATTCTAGACAGACTGGTTGGTTTCATCGCTTCCAAAGTTGTTCCTGAAGAACAAAAATAA
- a CDS encoding CmpA/NrtA family ABC transporter substrate-binding protein, which yields MSNLSRRKFIITAGATAAGTLLAHGCSSGSSTSSGSPTSSPAAGAASPSAAPAVNINPADAPEVTTAKLGFIALTDSAPLIIAQEKGLFAKYGMKDVQILKQASWPVTRDNLELGSEKGGIDGGHILSPMPYQMTLGTITKGNQPVPMNIVARLNTNGQGISVSKKYLDLKVGTDSKPLKAALANQKVAITFPGGTHDLWMRYWLAAGGIDPNTEVSVIPVPPPQMVANMKSGSMEAFCVGEPWNAQLVAQKVGYTALVTGELWKDHPEKALTLRADWVAKNPKATKAITMAVLEAQQWCDKPENKDEMCQIISQDKWLKVPVADIIGRAKGQIDYGTGRVEPASALAMKFWADNASYPYKSHDAWFITENIRWGYMPATTDIKATVDKVNREDIWKAAATALGVPAAQIPATTSRGVETFFDGVKFDPEKPEEYLKALVIKKA from the coding sequence ATGAGCAACCTTTCCAGAAGAAAATTCATCATCACCGCCGGCGCCACAGCAGCAGGCACCCTCCTCGCCCACGGTTGCAGTTCAGGTTCCAGCACTTCTAGCGGCAGCCCCACCTCCAGCCCCGCAGCCGGTGCAGCCTCACCCAGCGCCGCCCCAGCAGTCAACATCAACCCAGCCGACGCCCCCGAAGTTACCACAGCCAAACTCGGATTCATCGCCCTCACCGACTCAGCACCCTTAATCATCGCCCAAGAAAAAGGGTTGTTTGCCAAGTACGGCATGAAAGACGTACAAATCCTCAAACAAGCATCTTGGCCAGTTACTCGCGACAACTTAGAACTCGGTTCTGAAAAAGGCGGGATTGACGGAGGTCACATCTTATCTCCCATGCCTTACCAAATGACATTAGGCACAATTACCAAAGGCAACCAACCAGTGCCGATGAACATTGTCGCCCGTTTAAATACTAACGGTCAGGGCATTTCCGTCAGCAAAAAATACTTAGATTTAAAAGTAGGTACAGACAGCAAACCACTCAAAGCAGCCCTCGCCAATCAGAAAGTTGCTATTACCTTTCCCGGCGGCACCCACGACCTTTGGATGCGCTATTGGTTAGCAGCCGGCGGCATCGATCCGAATACAGAAGTTTCCGTCATTCCTGTACCGCCACCCCAAATGGTAGCTAACATGAAATCCGGCAGCATGGAAGCCTTTTGCGTCGGCGAACCTTGGAATGCCCAGCTCGTTGCTCAAAAGGTAGGATACACCGCCTTAGTAACTGGAGAACTTTGGAAAGACCATCCAGAAAAAGCCTTAACTTTAAGAGCAGATTGGGTTGCCAAAAATCCTAAAGCTACTAAAGCAATTACCATGGCCGTACTGGAAGCCCAGCAGTGGTGCGACAAGCCAGAAAACAAAGACGAGATGTGCCAAATCATCTCTCAAGATAAGTGGTTAAAAGTACCCGTCGCAGATATTATCGGTCGCGCTAAAGGTCAAATTGACTACGGTACCGGCCGCGTTGAACCTGCAAGTGCATTAGCCATGAAATTCTGGGCTGACAATGCGTCTTATCCCTACAAGAGCCACGATGCTTGGTTCATCACAGAAAATATTCGCTGGGGTTATATGCCGGCAACTACCGACATCAAAGCCACGGTTGATAAAGTTAACCGCGAAGATATTTGGAAAGCAGCAGCGACAGCACTTGGCGTTCCCGCTGCCCAAATTCCTGCTACCACTTCTCGCGGCGTCGAAACCTTCTTTGACGGCGTGAAGTTTGACCCAGAAAAACCCGAAGAATATCTGAAGGCTCTGGTAATCAAAAAAGCCTAA
- a CDS encoding 2Fe-2S iron-sulfur cluster binding domain-containing protein, with the protein MAALNRQLQLTVERDETALVAKPQTSTVIFARSGKTVACSEDEFILDVADRAGIELDSSCRSGTCGTCKQQLLEGDVAYDGKLDALSDIEPGFILACSARAIGKVSIDA; encoded by the coding sequence GTGGCTGCCCTCAACAGGCAACTGCAACTGACGGTTGAGAGGGACGAAACGGCTCTGGTGGCCAAACCTCAGACATCTACTGTCATTTTCGCTCGATCGGGCAAAACAGTTGCTTGCAGCGAAGATGAGTTCATTCTCGACGTTGCCGATCGCGCCGGAATCGAACTCGACAGCAGTTGCCGATCGGGAACCTGCGGCACCTGCAAGCAGCAACTCCTAGAAGGCGATGTCGCCTACGACGGAAAACTCGACGCGCTGAGCGATATTGAACCAGGGTTTATCTTAGCTTGTAGCGCGCGGGCGATCGGCAAAGTGTCGATCGACGCCTAA
- a CDS encoding YjbQ family protein has product MKIINQTIEIITKSGIGIYNITPQFVLILDSSAIKNGQFLVFSKHTTTALAINENEERLLADIKVYLAKLAPPDDKYLHNDLHLRIVPLLTNRSTLTLT; this is encoded by the coding sequence ATGAAAATTATTAATCAAACAATCGAAATAATCACAAAATCAGGCATCGGAATTTATAACATAACGCCTCAATTTGTCCTGATTCTTGACAGCAGCGCCATAAAAAATGGACAATTCCTAGTATTTTCCAAACACACCACTACAGCTTTAGCAATCAATGAAAACGAAGAAAGATTGCTAGCAGACATCAAAGTATACCTGGCAAAGTTAGCGCCTCCTGACGACAAATACCTGCACAACGACTTGCATTTAAGAATAGTTCCACTCTTAACGAACCGATCAACGCTCACTCTCACCTGA
- a CDS encoding YjbQ family protein yields MTLSTSEVIPVAEGKLALGTWQSVLFFDLDGPRNRTLFMQIMGE; encoded by the coding sequence ATGACACTCAGTACCAGCGAAGTAATTCCAGTTGCTGAAGGTAAATTAGCACTGGGGACTTGGCAATCTGTTTTATTTTTTGACTTAGACGGGCCGCGAAACAGAACTTTATTTATGCAAATTATGGGCGAATAG
- a CDS encoding XDD3 family exosortase-dependent surface protein, translating into MTKIFMDCIAKTRIYLTYSAAVLCAAIALQPQQAYSATLSNGWNYAIDSFNDGVTGPQIGGGDFEFYGIAVKETSDTAFVAINSNLSLAGYADSAAARGNINYGDLFFNFSGQNFDTANANRNLFAVRFAAGNDSGVAATGVYSNVTAKNVTEINSGFLNLNQFNTTVASAGGTPSTGDLAATDPYFNQTGNWTVLNSIATGTKVADINFLTPANLSALGLNFGQFNAVGSQTIGFSFNKSAMPSGSYIANLFAECANDAIAIKASFQNAEAVPEPSTWFGTVVGLSFLGMGAAKRKMKRKVA; encoded by the coding sequence ATGACGAAGATTTTTATGGATTGCATTGCTAAAACTAGGATTTACTTGACTTACTCAGCGGCTGTTCTCTGTGCGGCGATCGCACTACAGCCACAACAGGCTTATTCAGCAACGCTATCTAACGGCTGGAATTATGCGATCGATTCCTTCAACGACGGGGTGACAGGGCCGCAAATTGGCGGCGGCGACTTTGAATTTTACGGCATCGCCGTTAAAGAAACATCAGATACAGCTTTCGTCGCCATCAACTCCAATCTAAGTTTAGCAGGATATGCCGACAGCGCCGCTGCCAGAGGTAACATCAACTACGGCGATTTGTTCTTCAACTTTTCCGGTCAAAACTTCGATACAGCTAACGCAAATCGCAACTTATTTGCCGTTCGCTTTGCCGCCGGAAATGACTCAGGGGTCGCTGCAACAGGCGTTTACAGTAATGTTACCGCTAAAAACGTCACCGAAATAAACTCCGGCTTTCTGAATTTAAATCAATTCAACACGACGGTTGCATCGGCAGGCGGAACCCCATCTACGGGCGATTTAGCAGCCACTGACCCGTATTTTAACCAAACTGGAAACTGGACAGTTCTTAACTCAATCGCTACGGGGACAAAAGTTGCAGATATTAATTTTTTAACGCCAGCAAATTTGAGTGCTCTCGGTCTGAATTTTGGTCAATTTAATGCAGTAGGTTCTCAAACAATCGGATTTAGTTTCAATAAATCCGCAATGCCTTCTGGAAGTTATATTGCTAATTTGTTTGCTGAGTGCGCTAATGATGCGATCGCCATTAAAGCCTCGTTTCAGAATGCAGAAGCTGTACCAGAACCTTCTACTTGGTTCGGTACTGTAGTAGGATTGAGCTTTTTAGGTATGGGTGCGGCGAAACGCAAAATGAAGCGCAAGGTTGCTTGA
- a CDS encoding C39 family peptidase — protein MTSTKIILSYLGPQEIEVNRASVLVGTFDKNQVAAITAAEGSKALKAGINLSTGIWNIGLDKGFDSVGTRTVQVKAIDKTGKVIGEQTINIKVNPASNSSQQFFTLITLQDTQLKAGTVPSASLNDQQKAAIPAGETYQITDYDLEDGHLNVQLNNPISPVGKSGFFYEKHVLVSKGAKILIFDRAQLPAPPPGMQLLWVNKKTWLKRNPADSATLGQNQKVRFYQGETFNIFGYACVENHFRVTLDRPIPNFGNSGFMYSQHVQILQDGKGISFDRNAVTMTVVKTTALKKRPVDAVNLQPPEKITLPAGMIYGISGFSIEQGHVKVSLTENLPPFGNTGFVYPDFVQFSRAGKSFNPAPNLTYQGPTEVLVNQSIALSGTFDKQEAAKVEVIAEDKLPLTVTLNQTVGTWQVNLPKGFSIPGARWLRLRATDSKGNIVGSQIIYITVSSDPLTVGKNLSLKLLSDTWFKVAPVDSSRLDNQQKVLVKAGQTLAVSKYGFIDGHIKVLLDSAISPIGTFGYFYEPDVQLAKGNKILKFDLADVPNSNGNAQLLVTQTTVIKGKPVDSSKLPANQVADLILGTTYAITGYACILGHFRVTLAESIPGFGNVGFIYWQSVQIKKNGKEVAFDPDALTMTMLQPTVFKKRPVDAAKLTATERSTLPLGRVYGVESYGLEADHLKVSLTEEVQNFGNTGYVFPSFVQFKRGDKIFDPVPNNVELNVPYFSQRDNPRFDWSTCNVTAIAMVMYYYGVRSKWGGQLEDELLQWCFDYAGQGSQTDHNVLSALIQAYGFKTSFSTTRQWADVRSQLLNRRPVVLAGDFTAAGHIITLIGYNSDGYIVQDPWGDALTGYSDTEGRKLMYPYGYINQVAGPDGNVWAHFISR, from the coding sequence ATGACAAGCACCAAGATTATTTTGAGTTACTTGGGCCCACAAGAAATTGAGGTCAATCGAGCCTCTGTCTTAGTTGGCACTTTTGATAAAAATCAAGTGGCGGCAATCACAGCAGCCGAAGGTTCTAAGGCTCTGAAGGCGGGGATAAATTTATCTACAGGCATTTGGAACATTGGTTTAGACAAAGGATTTGATAGCGTCGGTACTCGCACTGTGCAGGTGAAAGCAATTGATAAGACTGGCAAAGTTATCGGAGAGCAAACAATTAACATCAAAGTTAATCCTGCTTCTAATTCCTCGCAACAATTCTTTACGTTAATTACTCTGCAAGACACTCAATTAAAAGCCGGAACAGTGCCTTCAGCCAGTCTCAACGATCAGCAAAAAGCGGCAATACCAGCAGGTGAGACTTATCAAATTACCGACTACGACTTAGAAGACGGACACCTCAACGTTCAACTAAATAATCCTATTTCTCCGGTGGGAAAGTCCGGCTTTTTTTACGAAAAACACGTACTTGTCAGCAAAGGCGCCAAAATCCTGATATTCGATCGCGCGCAACTACCCGCCCCGCCGCCTGGAATGCAGTTGCTGTGGGTGAACAAGAAAACCTGGTTAAAGCGCAACCCCGCAGATTCGGCTACTTTAGGACAAAATCAAAAAGTCAGATTTTACCAGGGCGAAACTTTCAATATTTTCGGCTACGCTTGCGTAGAAAATCATTTTCGAGTTACCCTAGATCGCCCGATTCCCAACTTTGGCAATTCGGGATTCATGTACTCGCAACACGTCCAAATTTTGCAAGACGGCAAGGGAATTTCCTTTGACAGAAACGCTGTTACCATGACAGTTGTCAAAACTACTGCGTTAAAAAAGCGGCCGGTAGATGCTGTCAACCTGCAACCGCCAGAAAAAATTACTTTGCCGGCGGGAATGATTTACGGCATTTCTGGATTCTCGATCGAACAAGGTCACGTTAAAGTCTCGCTGACTGAAAATTTGCCACCTTTTGGCAATACAGGTTTCGTTTATCCCGATTTCGTGCAATTCAGTCGCGCAGGCAAATCTTTTAACCCAGCGCCGAATTTAACTTATCAAGGCCCGACGGAGGTTTTGGTGAATCAGTCGATCGCCCTTTCCGGTACTTTTGACAAGCAAGAAGCAGCAAAAGTTGAGGTGATAGCTGAGGACAAACTGCCCCTAACCGTAACACTAAACCAAACTGTCGGCACTTGGCAAGTCAATTTGCCCAAAGGATTTAGCATACCCGGAGCTCGGTGGCTGAGGTTGCGCGCAACAGACAGCAAAGGTAACATTGTCGGCAGCCAAATAATTTACATTACAGTCAGTTCCGATCCTCTGACTGTCGGCAAAAATTTGAGTTTAAAGCTACTTTCTGACACTTGGTTTAAGGTAGCCCCGGTCGATTCTTCCCGCCTCGACAACCAGCAAAAAGTTCTGGTCAAAGCAGGTCAGACTTTAGCGGTTAGCAAGTACGGATTTATTGACGGGCATATCAAGGTGCTGCTGGATTCGGCAATTTCGCCGATCGGCACTTTTGGCTATTTTTACGAACCCGACGTTCAGCTTGCCAAAGGTAACAAAATCCTCAAATTTGACCTAGCCGACGTACCCAACAGCAACGGGAACGCTCAACTGTTGGTAACTCAAACAACAGTGATTAAAGGTAAACCAGTAGATTCATCGAAACTCCCTGCCAATCAAGTAGCTGACCTAATTTTAGGCACCACCTACGCTATCACCGGTTATGCCTGCATTTTGGGTCATTTTCGAGTAACTCTCGCCGAATCTATTCCCGGTTTCGGCAATGTAGGATTTATCTATTGGCAGTCTGTTCAAATCAAGAAAAACGGCAAAGAAGTTGCCTTTGACCCCGATGCTTTGACGATGACAATGCTGCAACCAACTGTGTTTAAAAAACGTCCTGTAGATGCTGCGAAGCTGACTGCTACCGAGAGAAGTACCCTGCCTTTAGGTCGAGTTTACGGCGTGGAAAGCTACGGTTTGGAAGCCGATCACCTGAAAGTTTCTCTGACGGAAGAAGTGCAAAATTTTGGCAATACAGGTTATGTTTTTCCGAGTTTTGTTCAGTTCAAGCGTGGGGATAAAATTTTCGATCCGGTTCCGAACAATGTGGAATTGAATGTGCCGTATTTTTCACAGCGGGACAATCCGCGTTTTGACTGGTCTACTTGCAACGTCACTGCGATCGCCATGGTGATGTATTATTACGGCGTTCGTTCTAAGTGGGGCGGACAGTTGGAGGATGAGTTGTTGCAGTGGTGTTTCGACTATGCAGGCCAGGGTTCTCAAACCGATCACAACGTGCTTTCGGCGCTGATTCAGGCTTACGGCTTTAAGACGAGTTTTAGTACGACTCGCCAGTGGGCGGATGTGCGATCGCAATTGTTGAATCGGCGGCCCGTAGTGTTAGCAGGAGATTTTACTGCCGCAGGTCACATTATCACTTTAATTGGCTACAATTCTGACGGTTATATCGTGCAAGATCCTTGGGGAGATGCCCTCACCGGTTACAGCGATACTGAGGGCAGAAAGTTGATGTATCCCTACGGCTACATCAATCAAGTTGCGGGCCCAGATGGCAATGTTTGGGCGCATTTTATCTCGCGATAA
- a CDS encoding peroxiredoxin encodes MTLPVGCAAPQFTAKDTNGKTVSLSEFAGKTVILYFYPKDDTPGCTRQAQSFKAAHEEYKGKDIVVLGVSRDNEESHQKFTEKYGLPFQLLADVDGAITKAYDVEKGDYSKRVTFVIDGTGKIIQVYEGDNLKVDSHAQDILVTIV; translated from the coding sequence ATGACATTACCAGTAGGGTGTGCTGCACCTCAATTCACCGCCAAAGACACCAACGGCAAAACCGTCTCCCTCTCCGAATTCGCCGGTAAAACCGTAATCTTGTATTTCTACCCCAAAGATGACACCCCCGGCTGCACCAGACAAGCTCAAAGCTTCAAAGCAGCCCATGAAGAATACAAAGGCAAAGATATAGTAGTTCTCGGTGTTAGCCGTGACAATGAAGAATCGCACCAAAAGTTCACTGAGAAGTACGGTTTGCCTTTTCAGCTATTAGCAGATGTTGATGGCGCGATTACCAAAGCTTACGATGTTGAGAAAGGTGATTATTCCAAGCGTGTTACTTTTGTCATCGACGGTACGGGCAAAATTATTCAGGTTTATGAAGGAGATAATCTGAAAGTTGACTCTCACGCTCAAGATATTCTTGTCACCATAGTTTAG
- a CDS encoding DUF433 domain-containing protein — translation MSIAIIQEHIEITPGVCGGKPRIAGHRIRVQDIVVWHEQMGMSPDEILYHYPSITLSDIYAALAYYHDRPDEIRSAIEADAEFARQLKAQTPSLLQQKLKTRQHG, via the coding sequence ATGTCGATCGCCATAATTCAAGAACACATCGAAATCACCCCTGGAGTCTGTGGTGGAAAACCTCGGATCGCCGGACATCGCATCCGAGTTCAGGATATTGTTGTTTGGCACGAACAAATGGGAATGTCACCAGACGAAATTCTGTATCATTATCCGAGTATTACTTTATCTGATATCTATGCAGCTTTAGCTTATTATCACGATCGCCCAGATGAAATTCGGTCTGCGATCGAAGCAGATGCAGAATTTGCCCGCCAATTGAAAGCTCAAACCCCATCGCTATTGCAACAAAAATTAAAAACTCGTCAGCATGGCTAA
- a CDS encoding NB-ARC domain-containing protein, whose amino-acid sequence MNITEILQFVDRVVEKQTGEHLDDLEKAVVKGLWEGKTYSEIAEKCGYKSKNYIGDVSRKLFKILSEQLDEDISRHNFSWTIERVINSQFVGLVNSKINWCPNSHQADTNQSIADEEKPTKSTGYNDLTLAPKITHFYDRTTELQTLSHWLTHQNTRLISVLGLSGIGKTTLVKQFVDLNLQDFDVVIWKNLKLSQSLDGIITEILTGVNDAPVQPDNKLTQLFNILRQQRCLIILDDLQELFIKGELAGQFKTEYKNYHNLLTMITNIEHQSSLILISQEQCQEMICLDEELYPINCLELEGLENMSILKNWGLNDDEAWAKIIKLYEGNPVYLKDIVSLIKNIFGGKVADFLKEDSLIITKDMKPRLTELFKRLSPREQEIVLHLSKLDRPVSREDLRQSLSLSSMDLMNGLESLHQRYLLKRIQGEQVLFDLSLVVREYVRTCCQD is encoded by the coding sequence ATGAATATTACAGAAATTTTACAATTTGTCGATCGGGTAGTCGAGAAACAAACAGGAGAACACCTCGACGACCTAGAAAAAGCTGTTGTTAAGGGACTGTGGGAAGGTAAAACTTACAGTGAGATTGCAGAGAAATGTGGGTATAAAAGTAAAAACTATATTGGAGATGTTAGTCGTAAGTTATTTAAGATTTTATCCGAACAGCTAGATGAAGATATTAGTAGACATAATTTTTCTTGGACGATTGAAAGAGTGATAAATTCTCAGTTTGTCGGCTTAGTAAATAGTAAAATTAATTGGTGTCCTAATTCTCATCAAGCAGATACAAATCAATCTATTGCTGATGAAGAGAAGCCAACGAAAAGCACAGGGTATAACGATTTAACTCTAGCCCCTAAAATCACCCATTTTTACGATCGCACAACCGAACTTCAAACCCTATCCCATTGGCTAACTCATCAAAATACTCGTCTAATCTCAGTTTTAGGCTTAAGCGGAATAGGTAAAACTACCCTAGTCAAACAGTTTGTCGATCTTAATTTACAAGATTTTGATGTAGTCATCTGGAAAAACCTCAAACTATCTCAATCTTTAGATGGCATTATTACTGAAATTCTAACAGGTGTTAATGATGCTCCTGTTCAACCTGACAATAAGTTAACTCAACTTTTTAATATTTTACGTCAGCAAAGATGTTTAATTATCCTTGATGATTTGCAAGAACTATTTATCAAGGGAGAATTGGCAGGACAATTCAAAACAGAATATAAGAATTACCACAACTTGTTAACCATGATAACAAATATTGAACATCAAAGTAGTTTAATCTTAATTAGTCAGGAACAATGTCAAGAAATGATTTGCTTAGATGAGGAATTATATCCTATTAATTGCTTAGAGTTAGAAGGATTAGAGAATATGTCAATCCTGAAAAATTGGGGATTAAATGATGATGAAGCTTGGGCGAAAATTATAAAGTTATATGAAGGTAATCCCGTTTATCTAAAAGATATTGTCAGCTTAATTAAAAATATTTTTGGGGGCAAAGTCGCTGATTTCTTGAAAGAAGATAGTTTAATCATCACCAAAGACATGAAACCTCGGTTGACTGAATTATTCAAACGACTATCACCCAGAGAACAAGAGATTGTTTTACATTTAAGTAAATTGGATAGACCTGTGTCAAGAGAAGATTTAAGACAAAGTTTATCTCTCTCATCAATGGACTTAATGAATGGGTTGGAATCATTGCATCAACGTTATTTACTCAAAAGAATACAAGGAGAGCAAGTATTGTTTGATTTATCTCTTGTTGTTCGAGAATATGTTAGAACTTGTTGTCAAGATTAA
- a CDS encoding GTPase: protein MDLRALVQDLARDILGDQKMSEEDFEKIYHMIEDKVDNEPPPRFAFIGETGVGKSSTLNALFNAGLEVSHIEACTQEATGIEVSFNQVEGVNGALVAYDMPGLGESRLKQKEHIALYEKVLKDVDVALWILDAQNRAIASVQQYLETELKAVNPRLLDRMVIALNKVDLVHSGGTAWIEIANLPSEEQEKNIEGRIRDVQRKVREVLPNWKGTIIGYSANRRYNLPQLFDAMMDAVPNKRRWVVASRKALADFLELVDPQLLPPEKRRERATHQQPQPSKMSDIVASMPPEEFAKFAGDKKAFLAWLKQQEI, encoded by the coding sequence ATGGATTTACGAGCTTTAGTCCAAGATTTAGCAAGAGACATTCTGGGCGATCAGAAGATGTCGGAGGAGGATTTTGAGAAAATCTACCACATGATTGAAGACAAGGTAGATAATGAACCACCGCCTCGTTTTGCTTTTATTGGTGAAACAGGAGTAGGAAAATCCTCTACACTGAATGCACTTTTTAACGCCGGTTTAGAGGTGAGCCATATCGAAGCTTGTACCCAAGAAGCAACAGGAATTGAAGTATCTTTTAATCAAGTTGAAGGTGTTAATGGAGCATTAGTTGCTTATGATATGCCTGGACTGGGTGAAAGTCGCTTAAAACAAAAAGAACACATTGCACTTTATGAAAAAGTGTTAAAAGACGTAGATGTTGCCTTGTGGATTTTAGATGCACAAAATCGGGCGATCGCGTCAGTACAGCAATATTTAGAAACTGAACTCAAAGCAGTTAATCCTAGACTTTTAGATCGGATGGTAATTGCTTTAAATAAAGTGGATTTAGTGCATTCTGGGGGAACAGCTTGGATTGAAATAGCTAATTTACCGAGTGAAGAACAAGAAAAAAATATCGAAGGAAGAATCCGTGATGTTCAAAGAAAAGTTCGGGAAGTATTGCCAAATTGGAAAGGAACAATTATAGGATATTCTGCCAACAGACGCTACAACTTACCTCAACTTTTTGATGCCATGATGGATGCTGTACCTAACAAAAGAAGATGGGTAGTTGCATCTCGTAAAGCATTAGCTGATTTTCTGGAATTGGTCGATCCTCAGTTATTACCACCAGAAAAAAGACGAGAAAGAGCAACTCATCAACAACCTCAACCTTCAAAGATGTCTGATATTGTTGCTAGTATGCCTCCTGAAGAATTTGCTAAATTTGCTGGAGATAAAAAAGCATTTTTAGCCTGGCTAAAACAACAAGAAATTTAA
- a CDS encoding Npun_F0494 family protein, whose translation MTFIPSEAFKSISYPDRTVKRADRAIRCAPFQLHFFQTIRDNSVFLSAIASNAGVESGYTRSPVAELAAENSLLWLIQVGVLRREVDGQGITDSFRLTPLGRQLVEKWEQQGNSLPTASLCDRLGNSVSRGFGLFS comes from the coding sequence ATGACTTTTATCCCATCCGAAGCGTTTAAATCAATTAGTTATCCCGATCGCACGGTAAAAAGAGCCGATCGCGCGATCCGGTGCGCCCCTTTTCAATTACACTTCTTCCAGACCATCCGCGATAACAGCGTTTTCCTCAGTGCGATCGCCTCAAATGCGGGTGTTGAAAGCGGCTACACCCGATCGCCCGTAGCCGAACTCGCAGCCGAAAACTCCCTGCTGTGGCTGATTCAAGTCGGCGTGTTGCGGCGCGAAGTAGATGGACAAGGTATTACCGATAGTTTTAGACTCACGCCGCTGGGCCGCCAACTTGTGGAAAAATGGGAACAGCAAGGAAATAGTTTACCGACTGCTTCATTGTGCGATCGTCTGGGAAATTCTGTCAGCCGCGGGTTCGGGTTGTTCTCGTAA